Genomic DNA from Candidatus Eisenbacteria bacterium:
TTCCTCGGATTGCAGCAGCCGGTCGCGCGCGATCTGCGCCTGGTCGTCGCCTCGATCCGAATCTCGAATTACCTCGAGCGGATCGGGGATCACGCGGTCAACATCGCCCAGAGCGCGATCAAGCTGAGCGGCATCCCGGCCGGGAAGCCGCTGGAGGATCTCCCGCGCATGGCCGAGCGGACCGTGGCCATGCTCCGGGATTCCGTCTCCGCGTGGCTCTCGGGCAACGCGGCTCTCGCGCGGGAGATCTGCGAGCGGGACCAGGAGATCGACGCGTACAAGGCGCAGATCTACGCCACGCTCACGTCGGCGATGCTCCACGAGCCGGAGATCGTGCCCCGCGCGCTGGAGCAGGTGCTGGTCAGCCGGAATCTCGAGCGGGTCGCCGATCTCGCCACCAACATCGCCGAGGAGGCGATCTTCGTGACCGAGGCGCGCGTCATCAAGCACCACGCCGAAGAGCAGTCCTCGGGTCCGGCTACGCGCCCCGGATCCTCCGCACGGTAATCCTCAGAATCGCCGAGATCAGCGTCACCAGGAGGACGAGCACCAGGGCCGCCGTCCACGCCTGGCGGTTCCAGTCCTCGTAGGGCGCGCGCGCGTAATCGAAGATGAAGATGGGCAAGGACGCGATGGGCTCGACGAGGCTCGTCGACCAGAAGCGGTTCCCGAGCGCGGTGAAGAGGAGCGGCGCGGTCTCGCCCGCGGCGCGCGCCACGGCCAGCATGCTCGCGGTGATGATGCCGCTCCGCGCGGCGGGGAGTACGACCTGCTGGATCACCTTCCAGCGCGGAGCCCCCAGCGCGAGCGCTCCGTGCCGGTACGACTGCGGCACGAGACGGATCATCTCCTCGGTGGAGCGGATCACGGTCGGAAGCATGAGGATCGCGAGCGCCACGCTCCCCGCGAGCGCCGAGAAGTTTCCC
This window encodes:
- the phoU gene encoding phosphate signaling complex protein PhoU, which translates into the protein MERHFHHDLHTLEDRLSEMAGRAETALIKSMEAVKTRDSSLARQLFQEDQAIDKLELEIEDRCLSFLGLQQPVARDLRLVVASIRISNYLERIGDHAVNIAQSAIKLSGIPAGKPLEDLPRMAERTVAMLRDSVSAWLSGNAALAREICERDQEIDAYKAQIYATLTSAMLHEPEIVPRALEQVLVSRNLERVADLATNIAEEAIFVTEARVIKHHAEEQSSGPATRPGSSAR
- the pstA gene encoding phosphate ABC transporter permease PstA produces the protein MRAEPELAGPRSGLLTGNKSLTRWKRVLWDRAVVGACYLSAALVVLPLGLILWHLIALGGSGLSLEFFTHMPRPVGEAGGGMANAIVGTLILVGIGGAIAVPMGIAAGIYLAEYGRGKFAGLVRYTADLLSGVPSIVVGVAAYGLVVVPMGNFSALAGSVALAILMLPTVIRSTEEMIRLVPQSYRHGALALGAPRWKVIQQVVLPAARSGIITASMLAVARAAGETAPLLFTALGNRFWSTSLVEPIASLPIFIFDYARAPYEDWNRQAWTAALVLVLLVTLISAILRITVRRIRGA